One window of the Desmospora activa DSM 45169 genome contains the following:
- a CDS encoding energy-coupling factor transporter transmembrane component T family protein: MSALSNPILGQYVPGDSSLHRMDPRAKLIYVFLFMIVVFLANNGLTYGLLVVVTLTGLLLSGVPLLMVWRGLKPILFLIAFTAGLHLWMTRGGEVWVDWGWFTIYEEGVIQAVMIALRFLLLVVTGTLLTLTTSPIDLTDGLEKLLSPLTRVGVPAHELALMMSIALRFIPTLWEETDKIIKAQKARGASFESGGVWKRAKGFIAILIPLFISSFRRAEELAWAMEARGYQGGVGRTKLRELRYTRLDFLLWGVLTVVILALVGLRN; this comes from the coding sequence ATGAGTGCGCTATCCAATCCGATCCTGGGCCAATATGTGCCGGGAGACTCCTCTTTGCACCGCATGGATCCCCGCGCCAAACTGATCTATGTATTTTTGTTTATGATCGTCGTCTTTTTGGCGAACAATGGTTTGACTTATGGCTTGTTGGTGGTGGTAACCCTGACGGGTCTGTTGCTGTCTGGTGTTCCGTTGTTGATGGTGTGGCGGGGTTTAAAGCCGATCCTGTTTTTAATCGCCTTTACCGCCGGGCTTCATTTGTGGATGACCCGTGGTGGTGAGGTGTGGGTCGATTGGGGATGGTTCACCATTTATGAAGAAGGGGTGATTCAGGCCGTGATGATCGCCCTTCGCTTTCTGCTGTTGGTGGTGACCGGCACCTTGCTCACTCTGACCACTTCTCCCATCGACCTGACGGACGGGTTAGAGAAGCTCCTGTCCCCTCTTACCCGCGTCGGGGTGCCTGCACATGAGCTGGCACTGATGATGTCGATCGCCCTTCGCTTTATCCCTACGCTGTGGGAAGAGACGGATAAAATCATAAAAGCGCAAAAAGCCCGTGGCGCCTCCTTTGAATCGGGAGGGGTGTGGAAACGAGCCAAAGGCTTTATCGCCATTTTGATCCCGTTATTTATCTCCTCGTTTCGGCGGGCGGAAGAGTTGGCATGGGCGATGGAAGCCCGCGGCTACCAGGGTGGTGTCGGTCGGACCAAACTGCGGGAACTCCGCTACACCCGGCTTGACTTCCTTTTATGGGGCGTGTTGACGGTGGTGATTCTCGCCCTGGTGGGACTGCGGAATTAA